In one Lolium rigidum isolate FL_2022 chromosome 3, APGP_CSIRO_Lrig_0.1, whole genome shotgun sequence genomic region, the following are encoded:
- the LOC124700312 gene encoding binding partner of ACD11 1-like: MEVRTVKVANISLNASKREITEFFSFSGDIEYVEMQRESDWSQLAYVTFKDSQGADTAVLLSGATIVDLSVIITPVENYQLPPEACNQSTGLRSTSTESAVRKAEDVVSSMMAKGFVLSKDALNVARSFDERHNILSNASATVASLDRQYGLSDKINLGRAVVGSKVKEVDERYQVSEITKSALAAAEQKASIAGSALMGNQYVSAGASWLTSAFGMVTKAAGDMSSMTKDKVDRAEEERKAIMWEERNGLVSDYAKIHLDEHSSWEPAVLPVESMDEQKLQAV, encoded by the exons ATGGAG GTGAGAACAGTAAAAGTTGCCAATATTTCATTGAATGCTTCAAAAAGAGAGATTACAGAGTTCTTTTCTTTCTCTGGGGATATAGAATATGTTGAAATGCAAAG AGAATCTGATTGGTCACAACTTGCGTACGTCACTTTTAAGGACTCACAAGGAGCAGACACTGCTGTGCTTCTCTCA GGAGCAACAATTGTTGATCTTTCTGTCATCATAACTCCAGTTGAGAACTATCAGTTGCCTCCCGAAGCCTGCAATCAATCAACG GGACTAAGATCAACATCTACTGAATCTGCAGTCAGGAAGGCAGAGGATGTTGTGAGCAGCATGATGGCCAAGGGTTTTGTCCTCAGCAAAGATGCTCTCAATGTAGCAAGATCTTTTGACGAGCGTCACAACATCCTGTCCAATGCTAGTGCCACCGTTGCATCTCTAGACCGTCAGTATGGCCTGAGTGACAAGATTAACCTGGGCCGGGCTGTTGTTGGCAGCAAGGTCAAGGAAGTGGATGAGCGCTATCAGGTCTCAGAAATAACAAAGTCTGCTCTGGCTGCTGCAGAGCAGAAAGCCAGCATTGCAGGCTCTGCTCTCATGGGCAACCAATATGTCTCAGCTGGTGCTTCATGGCTAACCAGCGCATTTGGCATGGTTACCAAGGCAGCAGGTGACATGAGCTCAATGACCAAAGACAAGGTAGACAGAGCCGAAGAGGAGAGGAAAGCAATCATGTGGGAAGAGAGGAATGGGCTCGTCAGTGACTATGCGAAGATCCATCTTGATGAGCACTCTTCATGGGAGCCTGCAGTTCTTCCCGTGGAATCAATGGATGAGCAGAAGCTCCAGGCCGTGTGA